The genomic stretch TAAGAATCATTCTTCTCATGGTAACAGCTTACCATCTTTTTCCATGTACCACGTCTGCATTTTTCCCATCAACTTTTCGACACTGCTTGGTTTGGCCACCTATAATTTCACCCACGATTCCAACTTATGTTAATACACGTTATTTTGTAAATATTTAATGCAATGTGGGTCACTTACAGTAATCCCGCACACAGTTGCAGACACATTattttcacaaataaaatattcagattaaaaataatgaaaagctTGCACAAAATATTGAACACACTATCAATGTATTACTAAACCAAATGCtttaatctaaaaaaaaaaagtgcagtaAACAAGCAATCAGAATAACCTGTTCAAATATAACATTCACAAAATCTCACCTTGGTTAAATTACCAATGGCAGTTGCGTAGCTCTTGCGCACTGTGGCGTTCTTGTCATTTAGACCGTGCACAAATGCACCTAGAAGCTTTCCTGGAAAACAGTTTGTACTTTACAAATAAAACAGTAAGCATTAAAAAATTCCAAAATTACTATTGCACCAAGATAATAATTTTTGCAGACGCTCACCCACGTGTGGCTGGAGCTGAATGGGTGCCTGATGAGTAAGGGATATGACCAAGTGCGAGCAACCAGCCTTTGTGCCAAGTCCGATGGAGCTCTTCATCTGGTCCACAAGTCGTGGGACAAGGTCTTGGAGCACACCTTCATCAACATATTGCACACACTGCAAGTAGAAGACATGGCAGTGGCTCTGCATATCCTCAGGATGCGTATCAACCATTCCTTCAAACATGTatcagcccaagcagcacaacgtgttggcccaatattggaccaatattggcaatactggcccaatcttgtgccaatattgggccaacatgctgtgctgcttgggagtgaACAGAGCACAGATATTGGCAGACGGAAAGAACATAGCAAGAAAAGACAGTGTGTGCTCCAAGAATACAGGTCAACTGTTAATCGGATATTTGTACTTTGACATTTGGAAGACAAGCTAGAAGATCGGTTCATTCTTTACTCACGTGGTTAATGGTTTCCATCATTGGTGAAGACCTGCAAGCTGCAACTCTGGCAGCATCCAGCTACATGGGGTGAATGAACAATTTTTTTTGTGAGTAAATTTCTCATTGCAGCACACCATATCCTGAAGAGTAAAAATCATGGCCACAGGACTAACACCATGGTATTTCTCAGAAAAAGAGCCGCCTTTACCAATGCCCAATTTTTACATTTCATGCATCGCATCTGAGCTGCAGACTAACGTCATCTAAACTGAACAAGGCCTGCCTGCTAATCAACGTGACATGGTGATTAGGAGTCCCGCCAATGACGGCGCACTCGTACCGGCCGTACTCGCGGAGATGAGCCGTTACCAGCTGGCAACCCGTTCCAGCCGCAGACTTTCAGCATATGAAACCATCTGCGTCAAGTGGcaggagcagacgacactccGAGCACAGTGCGTGTTTACGTAGTATACAATGAACGGAGCAAGCCTTGTGTGCTCTAGAAGGCACCAACTAAACATGCTCTTACTCTTAAAATTACTTAGACTTATCATTAAGCTTATCATTTGTGGCCACTCTCAAGCTCCACACCATCACCTGCCCCATCACCTCACCTTGTCCTTGTTCTCTGCACTGGTTCGGACGCTGAGATAACTGAAGACCTGGGGCTCCAGCTCGCTCAGGGCATCCAGTAATGCGACGAACAGCAAGGGTAGATGGGGCCTCAGCAGGAGGCCCGCGCTCTTGCTGATTTTGACGACCGTGGAGAGGCTACAAGACGGTTGGCCACATCGTCCCTTCAAACCCCACTTGAAACGGGACCTTACCTAATTTCTCTCACTTCGCTCACTTGGTTAGTGAGCCCGGTTTGCACCAAGCAGGGCAAGATCACCGCGACGGCCTGCTCGCCCGACTTGCCGCTCGAGACGTCGCACAGCTTCACGCATGCCTGTTCGTCGGTACATCTTGTTAGATATAATttttgataataataataatttttaatgCGTCGATGTTAGGGCTGTGTGAATGGTAATTTCAAAACCGAACAAATACTAACTGCCACACTGAGTCAACAGTTCCGTAGTTAAAGCGGATAGATACATATACGACCGAACACATGTACGCTGTGTATATACGGATGCAGCATATACATAgggggagtgactttttcgggttaagtGCCTTTCTcggattcggggggtaaaaatcgggcgctatttttaaatctgtaattcggggagaaattgggcgaTAATTGTGCTTTCAgatgttatcgggtgtttttgtttctcctcttgtctattaagtacTTTTCTaatctgtatttttcttttcttgtttttctttttgtgggtAACCCATTAGCACTAATCCCGGAAGGCACAGACAGTGCTGACGCGCATGGGTGTATTTcagggaacgtaagtgacccattcttacatgtgttacacgtggcaacctttgttcgtcttcagtggaaacgtcacttgaggatttcatagtgactggaattcgtggagaaatctggtttaacccgaaCTGGTCGGAGGTCACTTCGGGGgtggggaataaccgggcggaatcgggtttaactcgaAAAAGTCGCTCATATACAAGTAATACATGCACATGGATATCCGTATGAAGGAGCACTTTGTTTCATGTACACTCTCTTGCAGTATTTTTGGGCTTACAAATGCAGCTCTGAAactattcgaatatattcggtCTGAAATGTTCTATGTATTCGATCCAAAATTCGAATACGAAATTCCATATGCAATTCGAAGTTTGAGGATACACAGTTAATCGGTTCGGTACTCGAAAAAATCCTAATATTTACACAACCCTAGTTAATACATGGACAGCGAGTGTTTACCTTGCTCAGTGTCTTCAGTGCGCCATCGGCAGCATTTCGAACAGACTCCTGCGATTGCACGAGAATTTTCGTTACAGGCGTAAACTTTTCTCCACAATGCAACAACTCCCATGAGAGTTACCGCTCACTTTTATATCATCCCTGACTCTGAAAAGTGTCTCCCAGAGGGTAGGCAAAAATTGGAGAATGTCGTTGAGCCTTCTTCCTCGAAGCAGGTCACTCAAGGCTAGACAACTATGAGGCAGAAAGACGTACACGGTCAAGACACCAGTTACCCATAATCACTTGCGTGTAAATAAATGCTCAAAAATACTGTACTCCTTTTTTTACTCCGCATATTCGTTTTTACCGTTTACTCGCGTATTGAACACGTCCCAACTTCAGCGCCGAAACGctagtaccgtattttcacgcgtattagccgcggcttatgcgcgatttttttttctcacgggcgccctgcggcttatccaccggtgcggcttatctgatgactattttttcctggtattttccccatacgccgattttaacgaaatggccgacagtgtctctggaacagcactgccctgccgatgcacgaacagtgcgtaacagggacgggtccacattcgagtagattgatcatcctggtgcattcccccaagcagctttaaggaaagtggtgacagtgattcacgtcttctggaagatcattgacccatcagtccacgaaaaacacccgacaagggcacaatccgatcttggcagaactccagaactgatctcctctgttgtacactgtgccgatcccggagtatggaccacagggtttatggacttctctatggtctcctttgtcgcacaaatcagtcgtcttgTATTgccccgcggcttatctgcgggtgcggcttatctgccagaaaattttcaaaacgtcgcaagaaacgcgtcctgcggcttatctgcggtgcggcttatacgcgtgaaattacggtactttaTTGTTCCTCGCACGTTAAACGCACCCAGACTTTAATAGCATGGCCGGATCGTGTCGTGCAGTGCCAGCCAGCATATCGTGGCCGCTCGTACCGCACTGTCAATGAGATGGTGCACCTGGTGCCAGGGTGATGAATGAGAAATGGGACAGACATCGAGGAGTATTTCATCCACGCCTGATACAACGGAAGACCGTTTGATGTGGGAGAATAGCGACGTTTGATTCCAGGGAGATCACCGTGGATATCTTGGAATAAAAACGGGAGTTAAGTGCACCTCAAGTGTTGGGATCCAATTTTCTCCCGCGTATTGAACACCCCCCTCAATGGCGCGATGCTTTTGGGTAAAAAAATGTGCATCTTATACGCAAGTGAATACGGTATGTGCATTCTAGTAGCAGCTACCACACGGATGACACAAAGTAAACTTTTCTCGCTGTAAAGTTTAATTTATAGTTAACTCCTAATCGAGCCCTTCCACCTGGCCACAGTGCATGTCTGGTACTGCAGCATAGTATTTGAGTTCTGAGACCTTTTGAAGGATTCAATGCATGCCAAAGTCTTGATGTAAGTCACAGATCAGACAAGGACAACTCTAAGACAAGACTAACTAATACGTCGTACCTGATACGTGGTAGCTGATGATAattagaccctgatgttttagggttaaacccgatttttccccgaatttgcaccccgaattgaggttcacctctctagggttaaacccgatttctacctgcaaaactacACCTAgtctaggcacctcaaggcatcgacatactagtttctcacaaaatatgcgactgccccttacttctggcactctggataaacggtactgtgaacgtttattctacaataatgcccaatttctccccgaactcagtctgatggtaattcttctgcccgaatttgcacgaattttcgacatcaatttattgacccgatttctaccccccgaatttggaaaaatataaaacccaaaaacttcagggtctaattaTAATCAACACATAACAAGCATTTTATGCTATCTGATAACTGTATGTAACTGATGGTAACATACACGTTTGGCAATAATGGATAGGGTGAAGACAATTTATGTGCGATAGCTGATCAGCAAAAATTAACCCTAACCTGGACTCTCTCACTCTCCACTCATTGCTGGTCAAGTTCTGGATGAGGTCCTGCAGAATCTCACGAAGGTACTTGTCAACCTGCAAGTAATTCATCGTCTCAAAAACTACTTGTCGGAAGTACTTCGCACATTGTTTGAGAGAGGCACGGCTTACCGTCTTCTGAGGTTCCTTGACGAGTGCCCCCCAGATTGACGTGAAGGAGGCCCGGATGCCCGGATTGGGATCGTATTGGTACCTGTACAGCTTCGGCACGATCTCGCCCAAGTGTTCGGATAGTTGTTCTCCCGCCTTCTCGGCGATGCTGCCGAACCCAAATGCCGCTCCCTTTACGAACAATGTAAGTTTTTCTTAGAAGCATTAAAAATCACACTTTTTACATACGTAAACTTTCTCCGCAATTCTCGTACCATATAAAGGAGAAAGGTCGAACTCTCTTCAAAAAGCACATCGCAGAGTCCCCTCCCCTTACGCAGGGGTCACTGGCAGAAGAAGAGTCTCACAACAATGGGTGGCAGGCACAGTTACCAATCTAAGGTAGTCGTTTTGGGTACGAAGCTTCCTTTTTTTACAATTTGCGAGTTTTTTTCTGATTCACTTTGTTAGTCCTATACAGttgccgaccgatttttcggactaaaaaaacaataaaataataataataacaaataaACTAAAAAATGCCAATATTTAGGACAAAAGTTGTGGCTTTATCAGACGACCCATCGAGCCAAAGTATTTTGACGTCCGAAAATTCGGACCGTTTTTCGCGCATCTTcgcctcaattttttttccttctttcccttCGCCTTTGCTGACGGCGCGCGCCTGTATTCCAGCTCGACCTCAGTTCCGGCCTTATATGGCCACAGTTCTATAAACAGAATCTCCTGGTACCTTTTTGGAGTTCCACATGGCATGATGATTGGCAAGATGCATAAACTTGTACATTAAGTCCGGCTGGTTGAGGTCAGTCGCGAGTGAGCAGAGTTCCTTGTAAGTCGTTAATCCACCGCTGAAAGTTTCGATAAAAGATTAATAAAGCGACGGTCGCTAACCCCCTACAGCCGCGTAACGTACCCAGTGGGGGTACTGCCCAGTGTACCCTCATCGAAGAGCCTCGTATCTTCCGTAACTGTGATATTGGCCCTGAAACGTTTTAAATAAATGGCAATTAGCTTTAATTATTGAGAGACAGATAAGTAATAAGTACTTCCTGCCCGTCGTAAGCGTTTCCAGGAGGAGAGACACGAGTTCCTTGCGATCTTCCTCGTTGCTCATTTCATAAAGCAGGCTAAGGCCCTTGGAAGCAATACTCTGGGTCAAGTCTGCGTGAAAGTAAAAGGCTCTCGGCTAACATATCTTGATCTAAaacactgtcgtctgctgcgctcACCACTCCGGTCTGCTAGGAGGTTCAACAGGGACGTCTGGATCAGCTTGAGCCTCGAAAGAACAGGGCCGTATCGGCTGCACCTCTTCAGCAAACTCAGTATCCAGATGCACGCGGCCTGTAACGATGACGCTCGTTGTATGCTCCTAAACGAATGTACCTCGCGTTTGAGCATGCATACCTGACGCACGGCAGGTTTAGGATTGCGAACAAATTTCTCCAAGATTTCGTTCACGAGCCAATCCATCGGTTCCATGGGAGGCGAGTAGTCCGACGGAGCCTTGAGAGAGAAAGCGGCGTCGGAGGTCAAATCTAAAGACGCCAGAAAGAGAGCGGGTCGAAAAAGCTGCTCACAACAAAGTCTTTCTCGGACACGGTCCAAAAATCTCGCGCTTGAGGCGAGGCCGGTCCCAGCAACGCAGAACAAATGGCCTCCCCAACCGTGAAGTGAACTTCAACATCTGCAgcctgaaaatgaaaaaaaaaatgtttgctctGGCAACACTACCTCTGCAAAACGTTGAACTCGTTGAATTAGACCTTACTTCGAAGGTGATGCCTAGAAGGACGTCCAAGACAGCCCTTGTATGAGGAAAGCCCTTATCCCCCAAGCACAAATACCCTAGCGTCTGTGCAGCCTTCTCCCTGGACTATAGGAAACGCAAAATTGGAAAGGGTATGTGATGTTACAGTGGCAAACATTCGTGGCCAATGAGAACGTCGAGAGACTCGCAAACCTTTGCCGGCAGCTTGTTGTTCTTGAGTATGTTTGCCACGGCAGTGACGACGGCCATCTTTGTGACCTCGGACTCGGAGGAACCCTTATCGTTATCGTTATCTCTGGCCCCGGGAGGCAACGGCAAGGCGCCGTGACGGCTCACTTCGCCCAAAGCGGTGCAGGATGCTGGCATGAGGGCCCCCTGGGTGTCCTTGAGGTGTCGAACTACATGCGAATGCAGAAGTATCAAAACCAGTAAGCATAAAGGGCCCTatgtttttgggtaaaaacACCTGGGGCCctgggtaaaaatctggttttatttcaggatccataaaacagggtaaaatcagATGATATCGCGTAAAAAGTTTATTTTCGGGTGGAACATAAAAAAACGAGCgcttctcgcattttagattGTCACAAGATGCAGAACAGCTGTGTCGAATGTCGAACGTGCTTAGTGTTCTCCAGTGTCCACATTGTTGGCTGAATCGGCACTTTGCAAAGTTCGTTTTCGCATTTTTTGGGTTTTACCCTAAGTGATGATGCTGCAAATCAGGGGGTAAAAATGGGTTTTATACCCTGAAACGCTGGACCTGCGTTGCTATAAATTTGTACAAGCCCACCCCGTTTATTCACTGCAATCGTGCAGGGCTCATCCGGCAGGGATACGACAGTGCCACAACAATACGGGTCTCGTCATTACAGATGTTCAGTAATAGATGTCGTTGCCTGAAAGCTTCACAACTTTCCTGAACATCCCAATAATGACACCAAAACGCTGGTCGCCAGACCCTTCTgtgtaattcttttttttttttcgcggattACCGCAATCTTTCGTATCACGACAACAAAACGAGACACACACACCAGTATTACGAGGAATTTCGTACAACTATCAGAGCTGCTGAACTTCACAGACGAAAACTTATCAGGACAAATATACAACAGATGTCCATTTGGAAATGGTTAAAGGACGTAGCAAGTGAAAAAGCTTTTGAAAAGTGAGGTTTCAACTGGTTTCGATACCGGTAAGAGCATAATAATTAAATCTGAGCAGTACCAAAAAGGGAACAGGCGCCAGTGACGGCCTCTCTCATTTTGGGATCACCGAGCGAGCTATTGTTTGTGTAAAGTTTCCTGCCCAGTGCGTAACCCAATGCCAGAATGCTTCCTTGTTGAAGTTCTGGGttctagaaagaaaaggaaaacacaaTGAATACAGTCAAGAACGGTAACAAAATACTGAGAGAATGAAGCGACCGCATTACCTTTAGGCCAGCGTCAGTCCGAAGACCTTCGACCGAGCGAAGGAACGTTGTGTCGTCGCTCGTGTATGTCAGGATTAGGGCGTACAGCTGCGCGGCGTGTTCCCTCAAGTCTTCTTTGGACGATGCCAAGAGGTTCTGGAACGTAAATTTGAACTTTAGCACCGAGCGCTGCACTTATGCGTGGCCTCCAACAGGGTATCGTGCGTGATCAGTTCTGAAGCTGTCAAGTGCCTGTGGTTGACAACAGTATATTTAGGGCCccgtgttttagggtaaaacccgatttAAACCCGTGTTTATcccccgatttgcatcatcatcactttgggGTAAAAACCCGAAGATGAACttgcaaagtgccaattcagccatTAATACGGGCACCACACACATAAGTTACTTTACTTACTTTACTTTATAAATATGAGGGCACCGGAGAATGCCAAATGGACACTCAGCACAGCTGTTCTGCGCCTCATGTTCATCTAAATGCGAGAAGCgctttttttcacccgaaaatcTGCAATTCCACTCAATATCGCCCGATTTTACCCCGTTTTACGGCTCCTGGAATAAAACCAGATTTTCGAAAAACATAAAACCTGAAAGGGGCCCAGGTACATTGTGCCCTAACACAGGGCCCTAAGTATGTTGAACATTGCAACACATTATTTCAAGGAACAACTCCCACGAAGGTATTGGTCTCTCAGTGAACAAGAGATAGCTCCCACCCACCCTGCATTTGATATTTGCTGGGCAAGGACATACAGCACACATTGCACCTGATAAGACCTTAGCAACTTAGTATTATCTTAGACATCCTGAAAATTACTCAAGCATGGTCTTCAAAGAGATATGGACACATTTTTTTTGTAGGTGATAATGTGGATGAGACAATGTTCCAGGACATGATGAGATAAGataaggtgaggtgaggtgatgcTCATGATCAAGATAAGGCAATATACAGCATAAAGATAAGATGACCTAGTGATAACAACAGGGCAAGACACAAGTTGAGGAAAAGATAAATCAACATACTGCTGCTTCCTTGATGCACGGAAatgaacaacaagaaaaaaacaagcTCATCGGAGATCCTTACCTTGACAGTATTCATCCTACCAGTGAGGCCCGGCGCCACCTCATTCGGTATTAAAGCCGCAAGCTCCAAGAGTGCGTACAGTGCCGAAGCATCTGTGAGGGAATTCGAACATCGAAACTGCAGCTCACTAAGTTACGCGGGTACATTACGGAACCGTACCCGAGAGGCAGGGAAGGAAACGTTCCAACATGGAGCAGTAGAGGCGTGGAGCCGGAGAGGACTCCTCCGTCAATTTCCGGATGTACGCGGACACCAGTGGAGACTGGTCCTGGAGAGATCCGGTGTCGCGGACGTCCAGCGTCGGAATGCCCGCACTGGTACACAAGCAGCAGCGGAGGTACCGCAACACCTGCGAGATGTGTACGAGGAGAGAACCCCTGTGTTAGTGTGGGGTGCAGTGACTGTGGTCAACGACGACGTTATAATAAGAGTGACGATGCTGACCTCTATAAATTGTGGGGGATTGAACGGCAGCCGTACACCTCCCTTGACGTAAGCTGTCGTGTTGGAGGACATCCTCGATGTTGCCTGCCGAAATAATGCAGATTTAATAGCAGCGtgattttaattttttttttttttttttgcagagagGATTACAACACTACAAAATGTGCACTAAGTACTTAAGGGTAGACTAACCACACAAGATATGCACCAAACGATTAAAGGTAGACTAAACACTGCAAAATACACTGAATGCTTGAAGGTAGACTAAACACGGCCAAATATGCACTAAATGCTTAAAAGTGGACGAAATACTACAAATTGCACACTGAGCGTTTAAGGGTAGACTAAACGCTGCAAAATATACACCAAATGCTTACAGGTAGACTAAACACTGCAAAATACACTCAATGCTTGAAGGTAGAGTAAACgctgcaaaatatgcactaaaTGCTCAAAGGTGGACAAAATAGTACAAATTACACACTGAGTGTTTAAAGGTAGACTAAACGCTGCAaaatatgcaccaaatgcttaACGGTAGACTAAACACTGCAAAATACACTCAATGCTTGATGGTAGACTAAATGCTGCAAAATATGCACCAAATACTACAAATTACACACTAAGTGCTTAAAGGTAAACTAAACGCCACAAAATATGTATAAAATGCTTAAAGGTGCTCCGGTTCAAGTTTGCAAATCATCAGAAAACATTTGAAGTGGTTAGTTCAGAATTTTGGATAATCACTACAAGAATTTAAGTCTTCAATTGGGAGGGACCTTAAAAAATCTACTCCTCATTCAACCAAAAATACCTCAGAGTCTGAAGCGTTCGCACACTTCAAAGTTGATCACGCAAAACTGAAAGCACCACACAATGGATTACCTTCTCGCTTACATACTCCATGACTGCTGGAAACGACGGATAAATGTCGGCGGCCTTGGCCCCCTCCATCTGCTGCGGATGCAGCGCCTTGACTGCCTCACGCCTAATGTCCTCTTTActgaagaaacgaaaaaaaacattcttcacattctgagtgaacTGCGAAACACGCTTTGGTCGATGCACATTTAACACAACACTTACGCATCTCCAGCGGCCAGCAGGAGCAAAAACTTTGACGGGATGTGCGTCGGCTGAAAGACGGTAGCTGCATAGTGAACGGCCGTCTGCCTGGCCATCGGGTCAATGCTCTCTATGGAAGATCCAATGAGGGACACCAAGAGGTTACCGGTGGCTTCGTCGACGTTGGTGAATGCCGGCGCCACCAACGAGAGGGCTTCTTGGACAGCTAAACGCGCGTCACCGTGCTCCTGTCCGATTTATATCGACATGAAAAGCGATCCAAGAAAGGCCGCACGAATCCGCTAACCTTGGTAAGGCCTTCGTACAGCCTGTACAGGTAGCTGAGGTCACCGGTCACGAGCTGTGGCACCCTGCTTCCGAGCTTCCCGATGGCAACGTACGCCAGGGCTCGTAGCTTGGCGTCCTGGAAGAATGGCACTTACGGTAAACCAAAGGTGTGGTACTACGTGAGAGCAACAATCCCCTGTAAGACTACAAATCTAGCAGCTGCTTCAATCTAGGGCTGCATGAAATACTTCAATTCACACATTAAACGTGCGTGTGTGATAAAatgcttagagcctgaagttttagggttttacccgattcttcaccgaatttgcaccccgaactgaaggttgcctctttagggtgaaactccgatttttacctggcaaattgccctcactgggatgtctgtaggaatgcactaactagcttatttggcagaaaaatgcagttacatcaccgtttgtaccaaaccgcttcagttagtttgaataactgagcccgatttctccccaaatttagcgtaccggaagtttttttcacccgaatttgcacgaatttagtgcacgtggttatttacccgatttttaacccccgaatgtaggaaaaaatttttcccgaaaacttcaggctctaaaaatGCTCAGATATAACGATCGGACTTCGCATTCACGTTCAGCGTTGAAGCGTTCAGCGTCAGGTGTTCAGCGTCAGGTGTTCAGCGTTGTTATAAATTGGCTTGAGTGTATAAACAACAGTCGAAACAAAATATGTCGCACGTACTGGTTCCTCCTCATCCTGAGTGATGCGCACCATGCCTTGGATGAGAACTTTGGCCACAGCCTTCATCTGCTCTTGAGTATTGCTgggaaaaaagaagaatgaaCATTAATTTCCACGTGAGCACGGTGAACATTGTACTCACTGATGGCACATCATGTGAACAAACTGGAGTCCCATCGATTTCAACTTGGGGTTTGTGTCGGTCTGGCCGTAGATGGTGCCAAAGGTAACCTGGAAGACGTTTTGAGTTTACGATCGTTCGCATAAAAGCTGCATCGACCAACAGGGGTTCGTTACATCGTGTCACAGCTGGACGAGTCTTTCGTACTCAAGGTGCCAATTTTCTATGTGTCTATTACTCCTTTTGCTGTAAAATGTGGACAGCTGCTTCACGTCGATGCAAATAAGCATCTTTCACATTTCTTCGGGATATCCTGGAGCGAAGTGTCGCAGCTAGAGCCCCCAGCTTTCTGCGAATCCGTGGAAATTTCACGAAACTGGCCATGTCTCGCAGAACCTGCTGTTTCCCTCACAATagtgtgttttttcttttttttttgcagaatatACGATGTACTATAGAATTATGTAAGGATTGTAATCAATCTGCTACATTATGGGTGGGGGCTAAACCTGATCAGCCGTGACCGCAATGTCTGATGCAATGGATACTGCTGAATGTGACGAAAGAAAATTTAACGACAGGTATGCCCGGAGACAAATTGTCAGAGTTGATTCCAATTTTCTTTGCACACTGAAAGCTTTACGAAAGGCTGGAAAAGTGTGTGGGGTGAGTCAGTAAGCGATATTGAGAGAATGCTGCAACATTTTCTTGCCTGTTTTCTCTGGCCCAACTTCGCCGAAATGTGAATTTGCCACCGCGGAAGACTAGGGACTTTAATCACGATCATCACTACGCTTCGTATTATTAATACCAACTCTTCCTCCACAA from Ornithodoros turicata isolate Travis chromosome 4, ASM3712646v1, whole genome shotgun sequence encodes the following:
- the LOC135390748 gene encoding proteasome adapter and scaffold protein ECM29-like; protein product: MAEAQDELVLVERVFLRIAAADTDEQLQNALARFLPPVLLKLSSPQDGVRKKVMELLVHVNKRLKTRPQVQLPMDALLVQYEDPAATSFVINFAVIYIKMGYPRLEVSRRVELLPVLLNCIRGKPQQHQDSLLLMALLTLPHVKIPQDPEQCVHLLGLSDKPQAAKMLSEIILDLLFLPYGMTLQTALAKPAQVTPEGGAASDAPRQAPAGLSELAVKRLLGETQFSPEELEKTKLGAVRFVASGVYPVSSILPHLLVASADTRHSVASAAEMELKRVNGSVDWNDSQLISRLFNIYLGTLVPKDEKSTVRPEHRRSPANTRIRLKFFPYFLKSRQAATQFPGAMLVTFGTIYGQTDTNPKLKSMGLQFVHMMCHHNTQEQMKAVAKVLIQGMVRITQDEEEPDAKLRALAYVAIGKLGSRVPQLVTGDLSYLYRLYEGLTKEHGDARLAVQEALSLVAPAFTNVDEATGNLLVSLIGSSIESIDPMARQTAVHYAATVFQPTHIPSKFLLLLAAGDAKEDIRREAVKALHPQQMEGAKAADIYPSFPAVMEYVSEKATSRMSSNTTAYVKGGVRLPFNPPQFIEVLRYLRCCLCTSAGIPTLDVRDTGSLQDQSPLVSAYIRKLTEESSPAPRLYCSMLERFLPCLSDASALYALLELAALIPNEVAPGLTGRMNTVKNLLASSKEDLREHAAQLYALILTYTSDDTTFLRSVEGLRTDAGLKNPELQQGSILALGYALGRKLYTNNSSLGDPKMREAVTGACSLFVRHLKDTQGALMPASCTALGEVSRHGALPLPPGARDNDNDKGSSESEVTKMAVVTAVANILKNNKLPAKSREKAAQTLGYLCLGDKGFPHTRAVLDVLLGITFEAADVEVHFTVGEAICSALLGPASPQARDFWTVSEKDFVAPSDYSPPMEPMDWLVNEILEKFVRNPKPAVRQAACIWILSLLKRCSRYGPVLSRLKLIQTSLLNLLADRSDLTQSIASKGLSLLYEMSNEEDRKELVSLLLETLTTGRKANITVTEDTRLFDEGTLGSTPTGGGLTTYKELCSLATDLNQPDLMYKFMHLANHHAMWNSKKGAAFGFGSIAEKAGEQLSEHLGEIVPKLYRYQYDPNPGIRASFTSIWGALVKEPQKTVDKYLREILQDLIQNLTSNEWRVRESSCLALSDLLRGRRLNDILQFLPTLWETLFRVRDDIKESVRNAADGALKTLSKACVKLCDVSSGKSGEQAVAVILPCLVQTGLTNQVSEVREISLSTVVKISKSAGLLLRPHLPLLFVALLDALSELEPQVFSYLSVRTSAENKDKLDAARVAACRSSPMMETINHCVQYVDEGVLQDLVPRLVDQMKSSIGLGTKAGCSHLVISLTHQAPIQLQPHVGKLLGAFVHGLNDKNATVRKSYATAIGNLTKVAKPSSVEKLMGKMQTWYMEKDDDTVRWAVAHTMQAVARYAPDVVRDHAAVILPLSFFAMHATVLEPGAESPAALWEDIWNEFTIGYESGLKLYLAEVVALIQQGLDSGSWGIKRQAGETACKLGAKLGPALGTTPHMRPLLDALLASLSGRTWTGKESILKAISAICKECISCTVVAEQGEDANARRAFLDKIAEALLRECRKENPVYREEAIQAIAPVLEKHKLDYFAPLLEILEPLLRKATGRNQAGEEISDDEDDSKKGLESKLQFQSVCYEALGQAWPLTPDTQAKYQARFCDLLVCNFSASTWKVQLSILKSLRNFVTRLDCLQAGCKERKSDHLASISAGIVTVSCHALEMTKYATLRTEALELIKAFLSRLKKSKQTGVLSSASSSKLRTSVEMATSDGNVAVKDLAQELLTDVLVN